A part of Streptomyces sp. NBC_01451 genomic DNA contains:
- the pgi gene encoding glucose-6-phosphate isomerase: MSDSPTLTRRPEWSALEGHRADAFLQPRLRELFAADPGRAERYVVRVGDLHIDYSKHLITDETLALLQELAAATGVFGLRDAMFRGDRINITEDRAVLHTALRAPRDAVIEVGGENVVPAVHAVLDRMAGFADKVRSGEWTGYTGRRIRNVVNIGIGGSDLGPAMAYEALRAFTARELTFRFVSNVDGADLHEAVRDLDPAETLFIVASKTFTTIETITNATSARSWLLAGLGDDKAVARHFVALSTNSGKVSDFGIDTDNMFEFWDWVGGRYSYDSAIGLSLMIAIGPDRFREMLDGFALVDEHFRTAPAEANAPLLLGLLGIWYGNFFDAQSHAVLPYSHYLSKFTAYLQQLDMESNGKSVDRDGLPVEWETGPVVWGTPGTNGQHAYYQLIHQGTKVIPADFIGFAQPVAELSDELKAQHDLLMANFFAQTQALAFGKTPDEVRAEGVPEELVAHKTFQGNHPTTTVLARELTPSVLGQLIALYEHKVFVQGAVWNIDSFDQWGVELGKVLARRIEPALTEGADVPGLDSSTAALVATYRTLRDAQEVN; the protein is encoded by the coding sequence ATGTCTGACTCCCCCACGCTCACCCGGCGCCCGGAATGGTCCGCGCTGGAGGGCCACCGCGCCGATGCGTTCCTCCAACCGCGACTGCGCGAGCTGTTCGCCGCCGATCCCGGACGCGCGGAGCGGTACGTCGTGCGGGTGGGCGACCTGCACATCGACTACTCCAAGCACCTGATCACGGACGAGACCCTCGCCCTCCTCCAGGAACTCGCCGCCGCCACCGGTGTGTTCGGGTTGCGGGACGCCATGTTCCGGGGCGACCGGATCAACATCACCGAGGACCGTGCGGTGCTGCACACCGCGTTGCGGGCGCCGCGTGACGCGGTGATCGAGGTCGGCGGGGAGAACGTCGTCCCGGCCGTGCACGCCGTCCTGGACCGGATGGCCGGCTTCGCGGACAAGGTCCGCTCGGGTGAGTGGACCGGCTACACCGGCAGGCGCATCAGGAATGTCGTCAACATCGGCATCGGCGGCTCGGACCTCGGCCCGGCGATGGCCTACGAGGCGCTGCGGGCGTTCACCGCACGGGAGTTGACGTTCCGGTTCGTGTCGAACGTCGACGGCGCCGATCTCCACGAGGCGGTCCGGGACCTCGACCCGGCGGAGACCCTGTTCATCGTCGCGTCGAAGACGTTCACCACCATCGAGACGATCACGAACGCCACCTCGGCGCGTTCCTGGCTCCTCGCGGGGCTGGGCGACGACAAGGCGGTCGCCAGGCACTTCGTGGCGCTGTCGACGAACTCCGGGAAGGTGTCGGACTTCGGCATCGACACGGACAACATGTTCGAGTTCTGGGACTGGGTCGGCGGACGCTACTCCTACGACTCGGCGATCGGCCTGTCGCTGATGATCGCGATCGGCCCCGACCGGTTCCGGGAGATGCTCGACGGGTTCGCACTGGTCGACGAACACTTCCGCACGGCTCCGGCGGAGGCCAACGCACCTCTGCTGCTGGGCCTGTTGGGCATCTGGTACGGCAACTTCTTCGACGCCCAGTCGCATGCCGTCCTGCCCTACAGCCACTACCTCTCCAAGTTCACGGCCTACCTGCAGCAGCTGGACATGGAGTCCAACGGCAAGTCGGTCGACCGCGACGGGCTGCCGGTGGAGTGGGAGACGGGGCCGGTGGTGTGGGGCACGCCCGGGACGAACGGTCAGCACGCCTACTACCAGTTGATCCACCAGGGGACGAAGGTGATCCCGGCGGACTTCATCGGGTTCGCCCAGCCGGTCGCGGAACTGAGTGACGAACTCAAGGCGCAGCATGACCTGTTGATGGCCAACTTCTTCGCGCAGACACAGGCCCTGGCGTTCGGCAAGACACCGGACGAGGTACGGGCGGAGGGAGTGCCGGAGGAACTGGTCGCCCACAAGACGTTCCAGGGCAACCACCCGACGACGACTGTGCTGGCGCGGGAGCTGACTCCGTCCGTGCTGGGCCAGTTGATCGCGCTCTACGAGCACAAGGTGTTCGTGCAGGGGGCCGTGTGGAACATCGACTCGTTCGACCAGTGGGGCGTCGAGCTGGGCAAGGTCCTCGCCAGGCGCATCGAGCCCGCGCTCACCGAGGGGGCCGACGTGCCCGGCCTCGACTCCTCCACCGCCGCCCTCGTGGCCACGTACCGCACTCTTCGTGACGCTCAGGAAGTGAACTGA
- the gnd gene encoding phosphogluconate dehydrogenase (NAD(+)-dependent, decarboxylating) — protein sequence MQIGLIGLGKMGGNMRERIRLAGHTVIGYDRNPEVSDVSSLAELVEKLEAPRVVWVMVPAGAATQSVVDELGGLLESGDTVVDGGNSRWTDDEKHAEELGTKGIGFVDAGVSGGVWGLQNGYALMVGGDKEHVERLHPIFEALKPEGPYGYVHAGKVGAGHFSKMVHNGIEYAMMQAYAEGWELLEKVDSVTDVREVFRSWQEGTVIRSWLLDLAVNALDEDEHLERLRGFAQDSGEGRWTVEAAVDNSVPLPAITASLFARFASRQDDSPQMKMIAALRNQFGGHAVEPKE from the coding sequence ATGCAGATTGGTCTGATCGGTCTCGGCAAGATGGGCGGCAACATGCGCGAGCGCATCCGCCTCGCCGGCCACACCGTCATCGGCTACGACCGCAACCCCGAGGTCTCCGACGTGAGCAGCCTCGCCGAACTGGTCGAGAAGCTCGAAGCGCCGCGTGTGGTGTGGGTGATGGTCCCGGCCGGTGCCGCCACCCAGTCCGTCGTCGACGAACTCGGCGGGCTCCTGGAGTCCGGTGACACGGTCGTCGACGGCGGCAACTCCCGCTGGACGGACGACGAGAAGCACGCGGAGGAGCTGGGCACCAAGGGCATCGGCTTCGTCGACGCCGGCGTCTCCGGCGGTGTGTGGGGTCTCCAGAACGGCTACGCCCTGATGGTCGGCGGCGACAAGGAGCACGTCGAGCGGCTCCACCCGATCTTCGAGGCGCTCAAGCCCGAGGGCCCCTACGGCTATGTCCACGCGGGCAAGGTGGGTGCCGGGCACTTCTCGAAGATGGTCCACAACGGCATCGAGTACGCGATGATGCAGGCCTACGCCGAGGGCTGGGAGCTGCTGGAGAAGGTCGACTCCGTCACGGACGTGCGCGAGGTCTTCCGGTCCTGGCAGGAGGGCACCGTCATCCGGTCCTGGCTGCTCGACCTGGCGGTCAACGCCCTCGACGAGGACGAGCACCTGGAGCGGCTGCGCGGTTTCGCGCAGGACTCCGGCGAGGGCCGGTGGACGGTCGAGGCGGCCGTCGACAACTCCGTGCCGCTGCCCGCGATCACCGCGTCGCTGTTCGCGCGGTTCGCGTCCCGGCAGGACGACTCCCCGCAGATGAAGATGATCGCGGCGCTGCGCAACCAGTTCGGCGGTCACGCCGTCGAGCCCAAGGAGTAG
- the zwf gene encoding glucose-6-phosphate dehydrogenase has protein sequence MSDEPTLPEPAAAIAEGDWDNPLRDPGDRRLPLIAGPSGLVIFGVTGDLSRKKLMPAVYDLANRGLLPPGFSLVGFARRDWEDEDFAQIVHDSVRDHARTEFREEVWQQLAEGMRFIPGDFDDDAAFKQLRAAVEELDASRGTSGNYAFYLSVPPKFFPKVVQQLKKHGLANAPEGSWRRGVIEKPFGHDLKSARELNRVLHDVFDPEQVFRIDHYLGKETVQNILALRFANQMYEPVWNRSYVDHVQITMAEDIGIGGRAGYYDGIGSARDVIQNHLLQLMALTAMEEPIAFDAESLLTEKLKVLKSVKLPEDLGLHTVRGQYAAGWQGGEQVSGYLEEDGIDPQSSTDTYAAVKLEVDNRRWAGVPFYLRTGKRLGRRVTEIAVVFQRAPHSPFDSTATEELGANAIVIRVQPDEGMTVRFGSKVPGTSMEIRDVTMDFAYGESFTESSPEAYERLILDVLLGDANLFPRHQEVEESWKILDPIEEYWGTHGRPAQYSSGSWGPEEADEMLARDGRSWRRP, from the coding sequence ATGAGCGACGAACCGACCCTGCCGGAGCCGGCGGCAGCCATCGCCGAGGGTGACTGGGACAACCCGCTGCGCGATCCCGGCGACCGTCGTCTCCCCCTGATCGCGGGCCCGTCCGGGCTGGTCATCTTCGGGGTGACCGGCGACCTGTCCCGCAAGAAGCTGATGCCGGCCGTCTACGACCTGGCCAACCGGGGCCTGCTCCCGCCCGGCTTCTCGCTCGTCGGCTTCGCCCGCCGGGACTGGGAGGACGAGGACTTCGCGCAGATCGTCCACGACTCGGTGCGCGACCACGCCCGTACGGAGTTCCGCGAGGAGGTCTGGCAGCAGCTCGCCGAGGGCATGCGGTTCATTCCCGGCGACTTCGACGACGACGCGGCGTTCAAGCAGCTGCGCGCGGCCGTCGAGGAGCTGGACGCGTCCCGGGGTACGAGTGGCAACTACGCCTTCTATCTCTCCGTACCGCCGAAGTTCTTCCCGAAGGTCGTCCAGCAGCTGAAGAAGCACGGGCTGGCGAACGCGCCGGAGGGTTCCTGGCGGCGCGGGGTGATCGAGAAGCCGTTCGGGCACGACCTGAAGAGCGCGCGTGAGCTGAACCGGGTCCTGCACGACGTGTTCGACCCGGAGCAGGTCTTCCGGATCGACCACTACCTCGGCAAGGAGACCGTCCAGAACATCCTGGCGCTGCGCTTCGCCAACCAGATGTACGAGCCCGTCTGGAACCGGTCGTACGTCGACCACGTCCAGATCACTATGGCCGAGGACATCGGCATCGGCGGCCGGGCCGGCTACTACGACGGCATCGGGTCCGCCCGTGACGTGATCCAGAACCACCTTCTCCAGCTGATGGCCCTGACGGCCATGGAGGAGCCGATCGCCTTCGACGCCGAGTCGCTGCTGACCGAGAAGCTCAAGGTCCTGAAGTCGGTGAAGCTGCCGGAGGACCTGGGCCTGCACACCGTGCGCGGGCAGTACGCGGCGGGCTGGCAGGGCGGCGAGCAGGTGTCCGGCTACCTCGAAGAGGACGGCATCGACCCACAGTCCAGCACGGACACGTACGCGGCGGTCAAGCTGGAGGTCGACAACCGCCGCTGGGCGGGCGTCCCCTTCTACCTGCGGACCGGCAAGCGGCTCGGGCGGCGCGTCACGGAGATCGCGGTCGTCTTCCAGCGCGCCCCGCACTCCCCGTTCGACTCGACGGCCACCGAGGAACTCGGCGCCAACGCGATCGTCATCCGCGTCCAGCCCGACGAGGGCATGACCGTGCGCTTCGGTTCCAAGGTCCCGGGTACCTCGATGGAGATCAGGGACGTCACGATGGACTTCGCCTACGGCGAGTCCTTCACGGAGTCCAGCCCGGAGGCGTACGAACGGCTCATCCTGGACGTCCTGCTCGGCGACGCCAATTTGTTCCCCCGTCACCAGGAAGTGGAAGAGTCCTGGAAGATCCTCGACCCGATCGAGGAGTACTGGGGCACGCACGGCAGGCCCGCGCAGTACTCCTCGGGCAGTTGGGGCCCGGAGGAAGCCGACGAGATGCTCGCACGAGACGGACGGAGCTGGCGCAGGCCATGA
- the opcA gene encoding glucose-6-phosphate dehydrogenase assembly protein OpcA, whose product MKIDLTDTTASKINKALVKGRRAIGTPAVGMVLTMVIVTDEENAYDSIKAAEEASHEHPSRTLVVIKRHARSPRDRTNSHLDAEVRVGADAGTGETVILRTYGEVSDHADSVVLPLLLPDAPVVVWWPVNAPEVPAKDPLGALAQRRITDMYAVEQPLVALEARVRSYAPGDTDLAWTRLTPWRSMLAAALDQARTKIISAAVESEAENPSAELLARWLSARLSVPVDRVVTAGPVVTAVRLGTDKGEIVIDRPEGPLATLTLPGQPSRTLALKVRPTSELIAEELRRLDADEMYAVALRGDGTKETPRHV is encoded by the coding sequence ATGAAAATCGACCTCACCGACACCACGGCAAGCAAGATCAACAAAGCACTGGTGAAGGGGCGGCGCGCCATCGGCACCCCTGCCGTGGGCATGGTCCTGACGATGGTGATCGTCACGGACGAGGAGAACGCCTACGACTCGATCAAGGCGGCCGAGGAGGCCTCGCACGAGCACCCCTCGCGCACCCTGGTCGTCATCAAGCGGCACGCCCGCAGCCCGCGCGACCGCACCAACTCCCACCTCGACGCCGAGGTACGGGTGGGCGCCGACGCCGGCACCGGCGAGACGGTCATCCTGCGGACGTACGGCGAGGTGTCCGACCACGCCGACTCCGTCGTCCTGCCGCTGCTGCTGCCGGACGCGCCGGTCGTCGTCTGGTGGCCGGTGAACGCTCCCGAGGTGCCCGCAAAGGACCCGCTGGGCGCGCTGGCCCAGCGCCGGATCACCGACATGTACGCGGTCGAGCAGCCGCTCGTCGCCCTGGAGGCGCGGGTCCGGTCCTACGCGCCCGGCGACACCGACCTGGCGTGGACGCGTCTCACCCCGTGGCGCTCGATGCTGGCAGCGGCCCTCGACCAGGCCCGCACGAAGATCATCTCGGCGGCCGTCGAGAGCGAGGCCGAGAACCCGAGCGCCGAACTGCTGGCCCGCTGGCTCAGCGCCCGCCTGTCGGTGCCGGTGGACCGTGTCGTCACGGCGGGGCCGGTCGTCACGGCCGTCCGGCTCGGCACCGACAAGGGCGAGATCGTCATCGACCGCCCCGAGGGCCCGCTCGCCACACTCACCCTGCCGGGCCAGCCCTCCCGCACCCTCGCGCTGAAGGTGCGGCCCACCTCCGAACTCATCGCCGAGGAACTGCGGCGCCTCGACGCCGACGAGATGTACGCGGTCGCTCTGCGGGGCGACGGCACCAAGGAGACCCCCCGTCATGTCTGA
- a CDS encoding histidine phosphatase family protein, which translates to MGDLLLVRHGETEWSASGQHTSWTDLPLTPHGEEQARSLAPLLAERTFARVVTSPLTRAVRTAELAGLSGASTDPDLHEWEYGGYEGVTTAEIHRTRPGWYLFTDGVAPGPAGHPGESPEEVGRRADRALAHIKDALAEGDVILVAHGHFLRVLTARYLGLPPADGRLFQLATGTVSRLSTEHDRPVIVEWNSRWKAAS; encoded by the coding sequence GTGGGTGACCTTCTTCTGGTCCGCCACGGCGAGACGGAGTGGAGCGCGTCGGGACAGCACACCAGCTGGACCGACCTGCCCCTCACCCCGCACGGTGAGGAGCAGGCGCGGTCCCTCGCTCCGCTCCTCGCCGAACGGACCTTCGCACGCGTGGTGACCAGCCCTCTCACCCGTGCGGTCCGCACCGCCGAACTCGCGGGCCTGTCCGGCGCGTCGACCGATCCGGACCTGCACGAGTGGGAGTACGGCGGGTACGAGGGTGTGACCACCGCCGAGATCCACCGCACACGGCCCGGCTGGTACCTGTTCACGGACGGGGTGGCGCCCGGCCCGGCCGGGCACCCGGGTGAGTCGCCCGAGGAGGTCGGCCGGCGCGCGGACCGCGCCCTGGCCCACATCAAGGACGCGCTCGCGGAGGGTGACGTGATCCTGGTGGCGCACGGGCACTTCCTGCGCGTGCTGACGGCCCGTTACCTCGGGCTGCCGCCGGCCGACGGACGGCTGTTCCAGCTCGCCACGGGCACGGTCAGCAGGCTCTCCACAGAGCACGACCGCCCGGTGATCGTCGAGTGGAACTCTCGCTGGAAAGCGGCGAGTTGA